Proteins encoded within one genomic window of Cucumis sativus cultivar 9930 chromosome 3, Cucumber_9930_V3, whole genome shotgun sequence:
- the LOC101218177 gene encoding probable WRKY transcription factor 48 has product MEKKFEEESRMGFDDSAGFYSPAVFSDDFPSSNFDSFSSIFDMPCDAHKASNFDFYYYNNNNSNSNNNPSSFFDLLSTAAPPLSSPASTVPESSEVVNAPTTPNSSSVSSSSNEAAAIEEVNNSTTTHDKPSASKVLKPIKKNQKKQREPRFAFMTKSDIDHLDDGYRWRKYGQKAVKNSPYPRSYYRCTTAGCGVKKRVERSSGDHTIVVTTYEGQHTHQSPIMPRGSLRVLPESTNNSLTVDHDTTATGLLFQHNTSQPFMYIAPPPPFLTINSSSVAASHNPPPISFQPPSPQASVRDHGLLQDLVPLQMRKEPKDEQNG; this is encoded by the exons atggaaaagaaatttgaagaagaatcAAGGATGGGGTTTGATGATTCCGCCGGGTTTTACTCTCCGGCGGTGTTTTCAGATGACTTTCCGTCTTctaattttgattctttttccaGTATTTTCGACATGCCATGTGATGCCCATAAAGcttctaattttgatttttattattacaataacaataatagtaaCAGTAATAATaatccttcttctttcttcgaTTTGCTTTCTACGGCGGCTCCCCCACTTTCTTCACCGGCTTCCACCGTGCCGGAATCTTCCGAGGTTGTTAATGCTCCAACCACTCCTAATTCTTcctctgtttcttcttcatccaatGAAGCTGCCGCCATTGAAGAAGTCAACAACAGTACTACGACTCATGACAAGCCTTCTGCTTCTAAagt GTTGAAGCCAATAAAGAAGAACCAGAAGAAGCAAAGAGAACCCAGATTTGCTTTCATGACAAAGAGTGATATTGATCATCTCGACGATGGTTACCGGTGGCGAAAGTACGGTCAAAAAGCTGTGAAGAATAGCCCTTACCCCAG AAGCTATTATCGTTGTACAACGGCAGGGTGTGGTGTGAAGAAGAGAGTAGAGCGGTCGTCCGGCGACCATACGATAGTCGTTACAACGTACGAAGGCCAACACACTCACCAAAGTCCAATAATGCCTCGAGGGAGTCTCAGAGTTTTACCAGAATCCACCAACAACAGCCTCACCGTCGATCACGACACCACCGCCACCGGACTTTTATTCCAACACAACACTTCCCAACCCTTCATGTATATCGCTCCACCCCCGCCATTTCTAACAATCAACTCATCGTCGGTGGCGGCCAGCCATAATCCTCCTCCTATTTCATTTCAGCCACCGTCGCCGCAAGCTTCCGTCCGAGACCATGGGCTTTTACAGGACTTAGTGCCATTGCAAATGAGAAAGGAACCAAAAGATGAGCAAAATGGATGA